A single Macaca fascicularis isolate 582-1 chromosome 13, T2T-MFA8v1.1 DNA region contains:
- the FAM110C gene encoding protein FAM110C — translation MRALAALNTSARERLLPRDPAAPRDPDAARPARRSAVERLAADRAKYVRGRPGTGRGVASEGSGPGAIKCPGNDPGPPARAPAPVARRAIARKPLRPDSLIIYRQKCEFMRGAGADGPRASLVKKLFQGPGKDKVPVPRTGDEGKTGNPETVPTKPGAAADLAPPETPAPAARSAAPSSVPAAPPGPEPRVLRRRGLQRSQSDLSSRYSAALAESDTFFQYCGLDPEVVEALGRENFTAGSDRVTLKVRSVSVATSGSGFSRHSGDDDGLQEEELIEQVPSTTSVIERNARIIKWLYTCKKAKETPSQEQSRTRGSKPSR, via the exons ATGCGCGCCCTGGCGGCCCTGAACACGTCGGCGAGAGAGCGGCTCCTTCCCCGGGACCCCGCGGCTCCCCGGGACCCCGACGCCGCGCGGCCGGCGCGCAGGAGCGCAGTGGAGAGGCTGGCGGCGGATCGCGCCAAGTACGTGCGGGGACGGCCGGGGACTGGCCGGGGCGTCGCTTCCGAGGGCAGCGGCCCCGGGGCGATCAAGTGCCCGGGGAACGACCCTGGGCCCCCggcccgcgcccccgccccggTGGCGCGCAGGGCTATTGCGCGGAAGCCGTTGAGGCCCGACTCGCTGATCATTTACCGGCAGAAATGCGAGTTCATGAGGGGAGCGGGCGCCGACGGCCCCAGGGCGAGCCTGGTGAAGAAGCTCTTCCAGGGGCCGGGGAAGGACAAGGTGCCGGTGCCCCGGACGGGAGACGAGGGCAAGACCGGGAACCCGGAGACCGTCCCGACCAAGCCTGGCGCTGCAGCGGACCTCGCGCCCCCCGAGACCCCAGCCCCAGCCGCGCGCTCCGCGGCGCCCTCCAGTGTCCCGGCCGCGCCCCCTGGCCCGGAGCCGCGGGTGCTGAGGCGTCGGGGGCTGCAGCGCTCACAGTCGGACCTCAGCTCCCGCTACTCCGCTGCCTTGGCCGAGTCTGACACCTTCTTTCAGTACTGCGGCCTGGACCCCGAGGTGGTGGAGGCCCTGGGGAGGGAGAACTTCACCGCGGGGTCGGACCGTGTGACCCTCAAGGTGCGCAGCGTGAGCGTCGCCACCTCCGGCAGCGGCTTCTCCCGGCACAGCGGCGACGACGACGGGCTGCAGGAGGAGGAGCTGATTGagcaggtgcccagcaccacttCGGTCATCGAGAGGAACGCCCGCATCATCAAGTGGCTGTACACCTGTAAGAAGGCCAAGGAGACccccagccaggagcagagcAGGACCCGAG GAAGCAAACCTTCCCGGTGA